A region of Lycium barbarum isolate Lr01 chromosome 1, ASM1917538v2, whole genome shotgun sequence DNA encodes the following proteins:
- the LOC132613010 gene encoding uncharacterized protein LOC132613010, translating to MTIIFLDMIHREIELYVDDVIIKSKENSEHTTHLRVPAEKLLEFIVSRRGIELDQTKIKEIQELPPPKTKKEFTSFLERVNYIERFIAQSTIIVEPILKLLKKDAQTKWTKECQEAFDTINRYLSNPPVLVPPRPRSPLLLYLSVAENAFDCVLGKHNEEGKRERAIYYLSKKFTASQKAVKGQALADLLAESPVDEKVEPLRTHFPDEGIFAIKKEATKPYTGWKLFFDRAFNYKGFGIRAVLILENGQHYPMAVKLKFCRTNNTAEHEACIPNLRMALDMDIDELLVVGDSDLLIHQVQGEWATKNEKILPYINLAQRLCKKFKKIEFQHTPRAQNEFADALATIALMIQHPESSHIGPLKIRLKEEHAHCCHVEGESDGKPCYSDVKVYLERREYPEGITNGQKKTVNRMANGFSLNKEVPYKRTLDLGLLRCVNAGEAIKLLDEVHAGMC from the exons atgacaATCATTTTCCTTGACATGATTCATAGAGAAATTGAATTATACGTAgacgatgtcattatcaagtcaaagGAAAATTCGGAGCATACTACTCATTTGAG GGTACCGGCTGAAAAATTGCTGGAgttcatagtcagccgaaggggcatagagctagaccAGACAAAGATCAAAGAAATCCAAGAATTACCTCCTCCCAAAACCAAGAAGGAATTCACGAGCTTCCTGGAAAGGGTAAATTACATTGAacgattcatagctcaatccaccatcattgtggagcccatcCTCAAGCTTTTAAAGAAAGACGCTCAAACAAAATGGACAAAAgagtgccaagaggcatttgataCTATCAATAGATACCTGTCCAATCCACCGGTCTTGGTACCGCCAAGGCCCAGGAGTCCACTGTTGCTATACTTATCGGTTGCTGAAAATGCTTTCGATTGCGTGTTAGGAAAACACAATGAAGAAGGGAAAAGGGAACGtgccatctactatttgagcAAAAAGTTCACTGCCT CACAAAAAGCTGTTAAAGGACAAGCCTTGGCCGACCTGCTAGCTGAAAGTCCTGTGGACGAAAAGGTTGAACCCCTCCGTACTCATTTCCCAGACGAAGGGATATTCGCAATAAAAAAGGAAGCAACGAAACCATACACAGGCTGGAAATTGTTCTTCGATAGAGCATTCAACTACAAGGGTTTCGGGATAAGAGCAGTTTTAATATTAGAAAATGGGCAACATTACCCAATGGCCGTGAAGCTCAAGTTCTGTCGCACCAACAATACGGCTGAACACGAGGCCTGTATTCCAAATCTCAGAATGGCACTAGATATGGACATCGATGAATTGCTGGTCGTTGGAGATTCTGACCTACtaattcatcaagtacaaggtgAATGGGctaccaaaaatgaaaagatcttGCCATACATAAACTTGGCACAAAGACTGTGCAAGAAATTCAAAAAGATTGAGTTCCAACATACTCCAAGAGCTCAAAATGAGTTTGCTGACGCGCTCGCCACAATAGCGTTAATGATCCAACATCCTGAAAGTAGTCACATCGGCCCGTTGAAGATAAGATTAAAAGAAGAGCATGCTCATTGTTGCCATGTAGAAGGAGAGTCAGATGGCAAGCCATGCTACAGTGATGTCAAGGTGTATTTGGAAAGACGGGAATACCCCGAAGGCATCacaaatggacaaaagaagaccGTCAACAGAATGGCAAACGGTTTCTCCCTAAACAAAGAAGTGCCATACAAACGGACACTGGATTTGGGTCTGCTTCGATGTGTAAATGCCGGCGAAGCCATCAAACTTCTAGATGAAGTACATGCTGGGATGTGTTGA